Proteins encoded together in one Leptospira meyeri window:
- a CDS encoding high-potential iron-sulfur protein — protein MGFITKLVAEKKTSAPLPDGLHPVSESDPTAKALGFHQDAKQTDFKLYPERKEPGSKNQFCIHCAQFTKIDENWGKCNIISSGLVSTKGWCSAWSQRT, from the coding sequence TTGGGTTTCATCACAAAATTGGTGGCAGAAAAAAAAACTTCTGCCCCTTTGCCGGATGGTTTGCATCCAGTTTCGGAATCGGATCCAACCGCCAAAGCACTTGGGTTTCATCAGGATGCCAAACAGACTGATTTTAAACTGTATCCAGAAAGAAAAGAACCGGGGTCCAAAAACCAGTTTTGCATACACTGTGCACAATTTACAAAGATCGATGAAAATTGGGGGAAATGTAATATCATTTCTTCTGGCCTTGTATCCACAAAGGGTTGGTGTTCAGCCTGGTCACAAAGAACCTAA
- a CDS encoding helix-turn-helix domain-containing protein, with protein MNILILEDEPVHAKYLTKLLNDILDLSTSEITHLLSMEDAYIYLKQSSIDLFFLDLNIFGSDSFELLDKLPKETANTIVVSANPENALRAFEYGVIDFLAKPISEDRLRLSLERYSFFANAYLRKNKTKSRLLKVNIDQLQNRLSQLMEVEKIYQNEDLSLEVLAKELELHPRQLSEFLNDKKQITFSSFLHSHRIKEAKNLLTKYPNKNVSEIGFEVGYKSLSSFYDAFKKEEKITASEFRQKELVT; from the coding sequence ATGAATATATTAATCCTAGAAGATGAACCAGTTCACGCAAAATATCTGACCAAGTTATTAAACGATATTTTGGATTTGTCCACCTCTGAAATTACGCATCTTTTATCTATGGAAGATGCTTACATTTACCTAAAACAGTCATCCATAGATTTATTTTTTTTAGACCTAAATATTTTTGGATCAGATAGTTTCGAACTTTTAGACAAACTTCCAAAAGAGACGGCAAATACAATTGTTGTTTCGGCCAATCCGGAGAATGCGCTCCGCGCGTTCGAATACGGAGTAATTGACTTCCTAGCAAAACCAATCTCAGAAGATAGATTAAGATTGTCCTTAGAAAGATATTCATTTTTTGCAAATGCATACTTAAGAAAAAATAAAACTAAATCGCGTTTGTTAAAAGTAAACATAGATCAACTCCAAAATCGTCTATCCCAACTTATGGAAGTAGAAAAAATTTATCAAAACGAGGATTTATCGCTCGAAGTTCTCGCCAAAGAACTAGAGTTACATCCAAGACAACTTTCTGAATTTCTAAATGATAAAAAACAAATTACCTTCAGTTCCTTTCTTCATAGTCATAGGATCAAAGAGGCAAAAAACCTTTTGACCAAATATCCTAACAAAAATGTAAGTGAAATTGGTTTTGAAGTAGGTTACAAATCACTTTCTAGTTTTTATGATGCATTCAAAAAAGAAGAGAAAATTACTGCTTCTGAATTTAGACAAAAGGAGTTAGTGACTTAA
- the katG gene encoding catalase/peroxidase HPI, whose translation MRTTNISVIAILVLSFSSLGAADTKESANSMERQGNSNQFWWPERLDLAPLRQHAAESNPMGRQYNYSKEFKDLDIQQVKEEIKTLMKTSQEWWPSDYGHYGPFFIRMAWHSAGTYRISDGRGGAGGGQQRFEPLNSWPDNANLDKARRLLWPIKKKYGKKISWADLMVLTGNVALESMGFKTYGFAGGRTDDWEADLVYWGPEKKWLADERYEGDRKLKNPLGAVQMGLIYVNPEGPNGNPDPLAAAKDIRETFGRMAMNDEETVALIAGGHTFGKAHGKADPSKHVGKEPAAAGIEEQGFGWKNNYKKGNAEDTITSGLEGAWTANPTKWTTQYLNNLFGFEWVQTKSPAGAIQWIPKDGAGANMVPDAHDKTLRHAPIMFTTDLALKFDPSYKVIAKKFQENPKEFELAFAKAWFKLTHRDMGPLSRYISKDLPKEPLIWQDPLPSVDHKLVGTKEIENLKGKILKSGLTIPELVRVAWASAASFRSTDMRGGANGARIRLAPQKNWPVNDPEELTKVLKKLEQIQSDFNESGNKISLADLIVLAGSAAIEDAAKKAGVDVKVPFTPGRTDATPEQTDVYSFSVLEPKADAFRNYYGAGNSLSPTEMLVDRSNMLSLTIPEMTVLLGGMRSLDANSGKSKHGILTTRPGVLTNDFFVNLLDMSTKWQKSTQTDGVYEGIDRKTGAKKWTATSVDLILGSHSELRAVAEVYAADDGKEKFVKDFVSAWNKVMMLDRFDVKK comes from the coding sequence ATGAGAACAACCAATATTTCTGTTATTGCCATTTTAGTGCTCTCTTTTAGCTCCCTGGGAGCTGCGGACACTAAAGAATCGGCAAATTCGATGGAACGCCAAGGCAACTCAAACCAGTTTTGGTGGCCAGAAAGACTGGATTTGGCACCACTCCGCCAACATGCGGCGGAATCCAACCCGATGGGGAGACAATACAACTACTCCAAAGAATTCAAAGACCTGGACATCCAACAGGTAAAAGAAGAGATCAAAACCTTGATGAAAACATCTCAAGAGTGGTGGCCATCAGACTACGGTCACTATGGTCCCTTCTTCATTCGGATGGCTTGGCATAGCGCCGGAACCTACCGAATCTCAGACGGACGCGGAGGAGCCGGTGGTGGACAACAAAGATTTGAGCCACTCAATAGTTGGCCGGATAATGCCAACCTTGACAAAGCTCGTCGCCTCCTTTGGCCGATCAAAAAGAAATATGGAAAAAAAATCTCTTGGGCAGACCTAATGGTCCTTACGGGAAACGTCGCGCTCGAATCCATGGGATTTAAAACCTATGGTTTTGCAGGTGGACGAACAGATGATTGGGAGGCCGACCTTGTATACTGGGGACCAGAAAAAAAATGGTTAGCCGACGAACGATACGAAGGTGATCGAAAACTAAAGAACCCACTTGGTGCCGTACAAATGGGACTCATTTATGTAAACCCAGAAGGACCTAATGGAAATCCTGACCCACTAGCAGCCGCAAAAGACATCAGAGAAACCTTTGGTCGAATGGCAATGAATGACGAAGAAACAGTGGCTCTGATTGCAGGTGGTCATACATTCGGTAAGGCACATGGAAAAGCGGATCCTTCCAAACATGTTGGAAAAGAACCTGCTGCTGCTGGTATCGAAGAACAAGGGTTTGGTTGGAAAAACAATTATAAAAAAGGAAATGCAGAAGATACCATTACCAGTGGGCTTGAAGGTGCATGGACTGCAAACCCAACTAAATGGACCACTCAATATCTAAACAACTTGTTTGGGTTTGAATGGGTGCAAACAAAAAGCCCAGCAGGTGCCATCCAATGGATTCCAAAAGATGGAGCCGGAGCCAATATGGTTCCTGATGCTCACGATAAAACACTTCGTCATGCACCCATCATGTTCACAACGGATTTGGCATTAAAATTTGATCCAAGTTACAAAGTGATCGCAAAAAAATTCCAAGAAAATCCGAAAGAATTCGAACTAGCTTTTGCAAAGGCATGGTTTAAACTCACACATAGAGATATGGGTCCACTCTCTCGCTATATCTCCAAGGATTTACCAAAAGAGCCACTCATTTGGCAAGATCCACTTCCAAGCGTAGATCATAAGTTAGTTGGTACAAAAGAGATCGAAAATTTAAAAGGAAAAATCCTAAAATCAGGTCTGACGATCCCTGAGTTAGTTAGGGTAGCCTGGGCGTCTGCCGCAAGTTTCCGTAGCACTGATATGAGAGGGGGGGCCAATGGAGCAAGAATTCGTTTGGCACCTCAAAAAAATTGGCCAGTGAATGATCCAGAAGAACTAACAAAGGTACTAAAGAAGCTGGAACAAATACAATCTGATTTTAACGAATCAGGAAATAAAATCTCTCTTGCCGACTTAATTGTGTTAGCCGGTAGTGCTGCAATCGAAGATGCGGCAAAAAAAGCGGGGGTCGATGTGAAAGTTCCTTTCACTCCAGGAAGAACAGATGCAACACCTGAACAAACAGATGTTTATTCCTTTTCGGTTCTAGAACCAAAAGCAGATGCATTTCGTAACTACTATGGTGCTGGAAATTCTTTGTCTCCGACAGAAATGTTAGTGGATCGTTCCAATATGTTATCCCTAACCATTCCAGAAATGACAGTCCTCTTAGGTGGAATGAGATCTCTGGATGCAAATTCGGGAAAATCAAAACACGGAATCCTCACCACTCGCCCAGGTGTTCTCACAAATGACTTCTTTGTCAACCTACTTGATATGTCGACAAAATGGCAAAAATCAACACAAACCGATGGCGTGTATGAAGGGATCGATCGCAAAACAGGTGCTAAAAAGTGGACAGCAACTTCTGTGGATCTTATCCTTGGCTCCCATTCAGAACTTCGTGCTGTAGCAGAAGTTTATGCGGCAGATGATGGAAAGGAAAAATTTGTAAAAGACTTTGTTTCCGCATGGAACAAAGTGATGATGCTCGACAGGTTTGACGTGAAGAAGTAA
- a CDS encoding lactonase family protein has product MFIFVKKQSNIVNILFSFFFVLSTLRCTPTKLNGACDPESENFLFSALLEFGSTDGAFLCPLFSGLNPLRLDYGTDFLVIKQGEPIGNLKPFVSEPIDHCESTPPLPPGIILNDINCEISGTSTVGLNATKYLITAKNQNKQISTSLVIKSLFVPKFVFVANVGSNLINSYTIDTTTGALNASGFVAAGGGPESMAISPNQKYLTIANRNTNNISHFSINQTNGNLNLIETVSSGGNTPISVNYHPTKDLIYIRNSDNFSTFSLNPPTGNLILINTVPTPYASSYILVDHFGNFLYETFYNGNLIGAYRIDMVTGLLSPNPIQNIPTDIRPKKMAFHANGKTLYVSYDTSNNISTFQIDTNTGYMSSVFPQIPSTGVVSGSIATDPLGRFLYMTNRDTNTISMYATSPLTGELFPLSPNTVATGNEPLGITVDPSGKFLYNTNMAVGTAGIFLINQSNGILTPNGNVGTSTSPAVILTAGTNP; this is encoded by the coding sequence ATGTTTATCTTTGTTAAGAAACAATCCAATATTGTAAATATATTATTTAGTTTCTTTTTTGTACTTTCTACTTTACGATGTACACCGACCAAATTAAACGGAGCTTGTGATCCAGAAAGTGAGAACTTTCTGTTTTCCGCATTATTAGAGTTTGGCTCTACGGATGGGGCTTTTTTATGCCCTTTATTTTCAGGTTTAAATCCTCTTCGATTGGATTATGGAACAGATTTCCTTGTGATTAAACAAGGTGAACCAATCGGAAACTTAAAACCGTTTGTATCTGAACCAATTGATCATTGTGAATCAACTCCTCCTTTACCTCCTGGAATCATTTTGAATGATATAAATTGTGAGATTTCGGGTACTTCTACTGTGGGATTGAATGCAACTAAATATTTGATCACAGCAAAAAATCAAAATAAACAAATCTCAACTTCTTTGGTGATTAAATCGTTGTTTGTACCAAAATTTGTTTTTGTTGCGAATGTTGGGTCGAATCTGATCAATTCATATACGATTGATACAACTACTGGAGCGCTTAATGCTTCTGGCTTTGTTGCTGCAGGAGGGGGACCTGAATCAATGGCGATCAGTCCCAATCAAAAATATCTAACAATCGCTAATCGAAATACAAACAACATCAGTCATTTTTCAATCAACCAAACTAATGGGAATTTGAATTTGATTGAAACAGTTTCAAGTGGAGGTAATACTCCTATTTCGGTAAATTACCATCCTACGAAAGACTTAATTTATATACGAAATTCAGATAATTTTTCAACTTTTTCTTTAAATCCACCTACCGGAAATTTAATTTTGATCAATACCGTTCCTACACCTTATGCTAGTTCATATATTCTAGTAGATCATTTCGGAAATTTTCTATACGAAACTTTTTATAATGGGAATTTGATAGGGGCTTATCGAATTGATATGGTTACGGGACTTCTTAGTCCAAACCCGATCCAGAATATCCCTACTGATATCCGTCCCAAAAAAATGGCATTTCATGCAAATGGAAAAACATTATACGTTTCTTATGACACTAGTAATAATATCTCTACCTTTCAAATTGATACGAATACTGGTTATATGAGCTCTGTTTTTCCTCAAATTCCTTCCACTGGAGTTGTTTCTGGCTCTATTGCTACAGATCCTTTGGGGCGTTTTTTATACATGACAAACAGAGATACGAATACTATTTCTATGTATGCAACGAGCCCCTTGACCGGAGAGTTGTTTCCTTTGTCTCCAAACACAGTTGCTACAGGAAATGAACCTTTGGGAATCACAGTAGATCCCTCTGGAAAATTTTTGTACAATACAAATATGGCAGTTGGTACGGCTGGGATATTTTTAATCAATCAATCTAATGGAATTTTAACTCCTAACGGAAACGTAGGAACCAGTACAAGTCCGGCTGTGATTTTAACCGCAGGGACCAATCCATAA
- a CDS encoding DUF4442 domain-containing protein — protein MKRENANQFQLDPKWKWLEFLLGFKYAINLYSPFVGSGIRVIKYDKERHQIDVRLKMNFFNRGYMGTHFGGSIYSMCDPFYVYLLIKRLGNLYMVWDKHAEIDYIKQNKDSIFAKFEVTDTDIENIKSLLTQQKKIIYSFLTNIVDSEGNIVALVKKNIYIRKLETKTKKLEC, from the coding sequence ATGAAAAGAGAAAACGCCAACCAATTCCAACTTGATCCCAAATGGAAGTGGTTAGAATTTTTATTGGGTTTTAAATATGCCATCAACTTATACAGCCCTTTTGTAGGATCCGGAATTCGAGTGATCAAATATGATAAAGAAAGACACCAAATTGATGTAAGGTTAAAAATGAATTTTTTTAACCGAGGGTATATGGGAACACATTTTGGAGGATCCATATATTCCATGTGTGATCCATTCTATGTGTACTTACTGATAAAGAGATTAGGAAATCTTTATATGGTTTGGGACAAACACGCAGAGATTGACTATATCAAACAAAATAAGGATTCAATTTTTGCAAAATTTGAAGTAACAGACACTGATATAGAAAATATCAAATCCCTGTTAACTCAACAAAAAAAAATAATTTATTCTTTTTTAACCAACATTGTAGATTCAGAGGGGAACATCGTTGCGTTAGTTAAAAAAAATATATACATCAGAAAGTTAGAGACCAAAACAAAAAAACTAGAGTGTTGA
- a CDS encoding lactonase family protein codes for MSALLEFGSEDGKFLCSSFGGLNPFRLNYGSDFLIFRQNESIGTIIPFASEPVERCQVTPSLPTGLTLNESTCAISGTPLLGMNSTKYLITANSSSKQTTISLIIKSLFVPKFAYVVNATSGLVNSYSINATTGLLNSTGFVAAGAGPESMGISPSQKYLTVPNRSGNDITQFSINQTNGSLTNIQTIASGGNIPLAMTYHPYKDIVYIRNSLNVTTFLVNQATGQLTLIGTAAASTGASSIGIDPFGNYLYVPNYNGRMIDLYQIDPVSGVPYPSVIQTIMSGANPRNVEILANGKNLYIVNDVENNVSNYQLDSNSGLMNFVSLTAPFGLNARSIVSDPTGRFVYLTYQGSDVISIFGINPISGNLIPTGNQAITGDGPTGITIDSSGKFLYVTNINANTADMFLINQVDGSLTSIGNVGTSTLPIAIVTAGTNP; via the coding sequence TTGTCAGCCTTACTTGAGTTTGGTTCAGAAGATGGAAAGTTTCTTTGCTCCAGTTTCGGAGGTTTAAATCCATTTCGATTAAATTATGGTTCCGATTTTCTTATCTTCCGGCAAAACGAATCCATTGGCACCATCATCCCGTTTGCTTCCGAACCGGTGGAAAGATGTCAAGTTACTCCGAGTCTACCGACTGGTTTAACTTTAAATGAATCTACTTGTGCCATATCGGGTACCCCGCTTTTGGGAATGAACTCAACAAAATATTTGATTACTGCAAATAGTAGCAGTAAACAGACAACAATCTCACTGATTATTAAGTCTTTGTTTGTACCTAAGTTTGCCTATGTTGTTAATGCGACTTCTGGATTAGTAAATTCTTATTCAATAAATGCAACGACTGGTCTCTTGAACTCAACTGGGTTTGTTGCCGCTGGAGCTGGACCAGAATCTATGGGCATAAGTCCAAGTCAAAAGTACTTAACTGTGCCAAATAGAAGTGGAAATGATATTACTCAATTTTCAATCAATCAAACAAACGGAAGTTTGACGAATATTCAAACAATTGCAAGTGGAGGAAATATTCCACTTGCAATGACGTACCATCCGTATAAGGATATTGTTTATATTCGAAACTCTTTAAATGTAACAACTTTTTTAGTCAATCAAGCAACAGGTCAGTTAACATTGATTGGTACTGCTGCAGCCAGTACTGGTGCCTCTAGTATTGGCATAGATCCTTTTGGAAATTACTTATATGTCCCGAATTACAACGGAAGGATGATTGATTTGTACCAGATTGATCCGGTTTCCGGAGTCCCATATCCTTCTGTAATCCAAACCATTATGAGTGGAGCAAATCCGAGAAATGTAGAAATCTTAGCAAATGGGAAAAATTTATATATTGTCAATGATGTAGAGAATAATGTTTCGAATTACCAACTAGATTCAAATAGTGGGTTAATGAATTTTGTATCACTCACAGCTCCCTTTGGCCTAAATGCTAGATCGATTGTTTCTGATCCAACTGGTCGGTTTGTTTATTTGACATACCAGGGCTCTGATGTGATTTCAATCTTCGGGATAAATCCAATAAGCGGTAACTTGATTCCCACAGGAAACCAAGCCATCACTGGTGATGGTCCAACTGGGATTACTATTGATTCTTCTGGAAAATTTTTGTATGTAACAAATATAAATGCAAATACAGCAGATATGTTTTTGATCAATCAGGTAGATGGTAGTTTAACTTCCATTGGAAACGTTGGAACGAGTACTTTGCCAATTGCGATTGTTACAGCAGGAACCAATCCTTAG
- a CDS encoding DUF5777 family beta-barrel protein: MLVSPIDSQEFRKTAFLGTSLIHMPSTEDVGKNGIDFRFNHRFGDAKSTSYDFFGLDQGANTQLSLDYGITDRISVGLARTSFQKTYEARSKVRLLTQDTDFPLTISFFGAFGQETSKQEQFFGPYLRPSTGIPTLDSNLEKRLNTYELSLTDRQSTLSSILISRRFNDFLSIQVSPMFVHRNYVKEHLSNDRTGLDVSFRLHLFKRVDFTFAAIFTPKRDYIGESYESEDLKTKIGGVEYSVSEVNDLIARGRAVDAFVNNVLLSKPVEYTSVPFSTGIDFETGGHVFQFFVTNSRSLAHTQLLRGADYNYDKKEWTIGFNIHRYFSL; this comes from the coding sequence ATGTTAGTCTCCCCCATTGACTCCCAAGAATTTAGAAAAACTGCTTTTTTAGGTACTAGTTTGATTCATATGCCGAGTACGGAAGACGTTGGCAAAAACGGAATTGATTTCCGATTCAATCACCGCTTTGGTGACGCAAAATCCACTTCTTATGATTTTTTTGGTTTGGACCAAGGTGCCAATACGCAACTATCATTGGATTATGGAATCACTGATCGTATTTCAGTTGGCCTTGCAAGAACCTCATTTCAAAAAACATATGAAGCGAGATCTAAGGTTCGTTTGTTGACCCAAGATACCGATTTTCCTTTGACGATCAGTTTTTTTGGTGCGTTTGGCCAAGAAACTTCCAAACAAGAACAATTTTTTGGTCCCTACCTTCGGCCTTCGACAGGGATTCCCACTTTGGATTCCAATCTTGAAAAACGATTAAACACTTATGAGTTGAGTTTAACAGATCGACAGAGCACTCTTTCTTCTATTTTGATTTCTAGAAGATTCAATGACTTTCTTTCGATTCAGGTATCTCCTATGTTTGTTCACAGAAATTACGTAAAAGAACATCTGTCTAACGATAGAACAGGTTTGGATGTATCTTTTCGCCTACATCTCTTTAAGAGAGTGGACTTTACATTTGCTGCAATCTTTACTCCCAAAAGAGATTACATTGGAGAATCATATGAAAGTGAAGATCTAAAAACAAAGATTGGTGGTGTGGAATATTCCGTATCAGAAGTGAATGATTTGATCGCAAGGGGAAGGGCCGTGGATGCTTTTGTAAACAACGTATTGTTATCGAAACCGGTAGAATATACATCTGTACCATTCAGTACGGGAATCGATTTTGAAACGGGTGGGCATGTCTTTCAGTTTTTTGTGACCAACAGTCGTTCCCTTGCTCACACCCAACTCCTGCGTGGTGCTGATTACAACTACGATAAAAAAGAATGGACAATCGGTTTTAACATTCACCGGTATTTTTCTTTGTAA
- a CDS encoding helix-turn-helix domain-containing protein, whose product MKILILEDESVHAKFLTKLLHIILESSSIEIKHVTSIDEADQELKRSPTNLLFLDLNIFGFDGFDILERIPTLFTNTIVVSANTDNAIRAFEYGVIDFIPKPISEDRLRLALERHSLFASTYQRGSDQQKYAKSRLLQVDLEQVENRLSHLMEIEKIYLNEDLSLEVLAEELELHPRQLSEFLNGKKQTTFNSFLHSYRIKEAKDLLLKYPEKNVSEIGFEVGYKSLSSFYEAFKKELKITASEFRQKTSITETL is encoded by the coding sequence ATGAAAATATTGATATTAGAAGACGAATCCGTTCACGCAAAATTTTTAACCAAATTATTGCATATCATACTGGAATCTTCTTCCATCGAAATCAAACATGTGACTTCCATTGATGAAGCAGACCAAGAATTAAAACGATCGCCAACCAATCTTCTATTTTTAGATCTCAATATCTTTGGTTTCGACGGCTTTGATATTCTGGAAAGGATTCCTACTCTTTTTACGAATACCATTGTAGTCTCTGCCAATACTGACAACGCAATTAGAGCTTTTGAATATGGTGTCATCGACTTTATCCCCAAACCCATTTCAGAAGATCGATTGCGTTTGGCACTAGAAAGACATTCTCTTTTTGCAAGCACCTACCAAAGAGGAAGCGACCAACAAAAATATGCAAAGTCCCGTTTGTTGCAAGTGGATTTGGAACAAGTTGAAAATCGACTTTCTCATTTAATGGAAATTGAAAAAATTTATCTGAATGAAGATTTATCTCTCGAAGTTCTCGCCGAAGAACTGGAGTTACACCCAAGGCAACTATCTGAATTTTTAAATGGTAAAAAACAAACAACTTTTAACTCTTTTCTCCACAGTTATCGGATCAAAGAGGCGAAAGATCTTTTACTCAAATATCCAGAGAAAAATGTGAGTGAAATTGGTTTTGAAGTGGGTTACAAATCACTTTCCAGTTTTTACGAAGCATTCAAAAAAGAACTAAAAATTACTGCATCAGAATTCAGACAAAAAACGTCTATAACAGAAACCTTATAA
- a CDS encoding TetR/AcrR family transcriptional regulator, translating into MARSVTEKVDLVSPLLELFCDYGIDGVSVAMVSKKTGLGKGSIYYFFPSGKPDMVEFVLNNAESNLSEKMFVLTDHKMKGKRGIEEFLNFFVSDKVFLTYIHFLSILVLSKQRIVYLQKINLFYEDMTSKLAKAIAKEGYSHSKAWNIAENVTVSIYGSYLFSCSLSNESYFTNRIKKLNKIVSENLKTKL; encoded by the coding sequence ATGGCAAGATCTGTAACAGAAAAGGTTGATTTGGTTTCTCCATTATTGGAGTTATTTTGCGACTATGGAATTGATGGAGTGTCGGTTGCTATGGTTTCAAAAAAAACTGGTTTAGGGAAGGGGAGTATCTATTATTTTTTTCCGTCCGGAAAGCCGGATATGGTTGAATTTGTTCTCAATAATGCAGAAAGCAACTTATCTGAAAAAATGTTTGTACTCACTGATCATAAAATGAAAGGAAAAAGAGGAATAGAAGAATTTTTGAACTTTTTTGTTAGCGATAAAGTTTTTTTGACTTATATTCATTTTTTGAGTATATTGGTCTTATCAAAACAACGAATAGTGTATCTCCAAAAAATTAATTTATTTTATGAAGATATGACATCCAAATTGGCCAAAGCCATTGCGAAAGAAGGATATTCGCATAGTAAGGCTTGGAATATTGCAGAGAATGTAACTGTGTCTATATATGGCAGTTACCTTTTTTCATGTTCTTTAAGTAATGAAAGCTATTTTACCAATCGAATTAAAAAACTAAATAAAATTGTTTCGGAGAACTTAAAAACAAAACTTTAA
- a CDS encoding sensor histidine kinase — MIDHTQKLFVIFLLISCQSNATDNSLPKAKAGKMLITEGIFQNHTFIKLDGEWDFYYQKLLNAEEIKKNKLTLEKDTLILPGFWNEIKREGKVYSPQSYSTFHLHLTLPKSFIHGQFSFYIPHAFTTYRMYLNDVLISENGTVGSSEIETREYWLPKIVFFTPTSEEIEIILQVANYKSLNAGFRQSIEFGTQESMIRTKQVRLALDIFLIASLFVISLYHFTLYLLKKNDQSLLYFSLYSFVSMVYKFTSGEFFLLILFPDFEWRWLIKIFFLSVYLTFPFFLSFIGKVFPNEIGNKPNYIFQFIFFSFSLFVLFSESTWIEETLFPAEITMLFCCIYVIWILSKAVINKRENAAGFLLGFLFLFITALNDILFEKNIIKTEVYGPLGTFVLFFSQSFFLSKKYSKLYTTVEKQKLELEQTVSLKENIYRANILSKRMELELYKKTIQPHFLMNSLSAIRYWVSESPEKSAEILDSLVGELRIILKVASKQLIPIGEEIKLCKYHIGVMKLRTEKEYRFRTFGIDPKEEFPPLIFHTLIENAFTHEDSIKAKLSFIILKKNIKKEEKFFSVYCFIVYNHCKSNEPEVSKSGSGTGLEYVRLRLEESYSGKWSLQHGKSKKGYRVLIQIQIH; from the coding sequence GTGATTGACCACACACAAAAACTTTTTGTGATTTTTCTTCTTATTTCATGCCAAAGTAACGCAACTGACAACAGTTTACCTAAAGCGAAAGCGGGAAAGATGCTCATAACTGAAGGCATTTTTCAAAACCATACTTTCATTAAATTAGATGGTGAATGGGATTTTTATTATCAAAAACTTCTGAACGCAGAAGAAATAAAAAAAAACAAATTAACATTAGAAAAGGATACTTTAATTCTCCCCGGATTTTGGAATGAAATCAAACGGGAAGGCAAAGTTTATTCACCACAATCCTACAGTACATTCCATCTCCACCTAACTTTACCAAAATCATTTATCCATGGTCAATTTTCGTTTTATATCCCGCATGCATTCACCACCTATCGAATGTATTTAAATGATGTTCTAATTTCTGAAAATGGGACTGTAGGATCCTCTGAAATAGAAACTAGGGAGTATTGGTTACCCAAAATTGTTTTTTTTACACCTACTTCTGAGGAAATAGAAATTATTCTTCAGGTTGCAAATTATAAATCATTAAACGCTGGTTTTAGACAAAGTATAGAATTTGGGACTCAAGAATCAATGATAAGGACAAAACAAGTTCGTTTGGCCTTGGATATTTTTTTAATTGCAAGTTTATTTGTAATCTCTCTCTACCATTTTACGCTTTACCTTTTGAAGAAAAATGACCAAAGCCTACTGTATTTTTCATTATATTCATTTGTAAGTATGGTTTATAAATTCACGAGTGGAGAATTTTTTTTACTCATATTATTCCCCGATTTTGAATGGAGATGGTTGATTAAGATTTTTTTTCTTTCAGTTTATTTAACTTTTCCATTTTTCTTAAGTTTTATTGGCAAAGTTTTCCCAAACGAAATCGGGAATAAACCGAACTATATATTTCAGTTTATATTTTTCTCATTCTCTTTATTTGTTTTATTTTCCGAATCAACGTGGATTGAGGAAACTTTATTTCCGGCTGAAATCACGATGTTATTTTGTTGTATTTACGTAATCTGGATTTTATCAAAGGCCGTTATCAACAAAAGAGAAAATGCAGCCGGTTTTTTATTGGGGTTCCTTTTTTTATTTATCACTGCCTTAAATGATATCCTATTTGAAAAAAACATCATTAAAACCGAGGTTTATGGTCCGCTAGGAACATTCGTTTTATTTTTCTCTCAATCATTTTTCTTATCAAAAAAATATTCGAAGCTATATACGACAGTTGAAAAACAAAAACTTGAATTGGAACAAACTGTTTCATTAAAAGAAAACATTTATCGTGCTAATATCCTTTCAAAACGAATGGAATTGGAGTTGTATAAAAAAACGATCCAACCTCATTTTCTAATGAATTCACTGTCTGCAATTCGCTATTGGGTATCCGAAAGTCCAGAAAAATCTGCCGAAATTTTAGATTCTCTTGTGGGAGAGCTCCGTATCATCTTAAAAGTTGCTTCCAAACAATTGATTCCCATTGGTGAAGAAATCAAATTATGCAAGTACCATATTGGTGTCATGAAATTACGTACAGAAAAAGAATATCGGTTTAGAACTTTCGGAATCGATCCAAAAGAAGAATTCCCTCCTCTTATTTTCCACACACTCATTGAAAATGCATTTACTCATGAAGATTCAATCAAGGCGAAATTGAGCTTTATTATCCTTAAAAAAAACATCAAAAAAGAAGAGAAATTTTTTTCCGTCTATTGTTTTATTGTGTATAACCACTGTAAGTCCAATGAACCAGAAGTTTCAAAGAGTGGATCTGGAACTGGTTTAGAATATGTTCGGCTCCGATTGGAGGAATCCTATTCGGGCAAGTGGTCGTTACAACATGGAAAGTCTAAAAAAGGATATCGAGTTCTCATCCAAATTCAGATTCACTAA